The Candidatus Zixiibacteriota bacterium genomic interval TATGGAGAGCTGTCATCTACTAACTCCGATTCATGACGAGCCCCTTGTCGGATTTCGGATCGGCTTGGAAGGAAGGTATGGCCAGAATTGCGGACAACACAAAACTGCGGATTGGTATCATTGCGGCCATTGTCGCCTTGACTACGGCGATCCACTATGGCTGGGTGCTCGAACCGACTTTCGGCGATCAGCATTGGATCCATGCAGTGCACACGCGCTTCTGTTATGTGCCGATCGTCATCAGCGCAGCCTGGTTCGGCTGGCGCGGCGGGATTCTGACGGCGTTGACGATCAGCCTGGCGGTGTTGCCCTACATCTTCGGCAGCGAGCAAACCGCGCACAATCTGGCCGGCGAATTAGTGGAATTGGTTTTCTACTTTGCCCTCGGCGGTCTGATCGGTGCGCTGGTCGATCGCGAGTGGCGCGCGCGCCGGCGGGAGACCGAGACGCGGCTGCAATTGGAGCGGTCGCAGAAACTGTCCCTGGTCGGCCAGGTGGCAGCCGGCGTGGCGCATGAGTTGAAGAACCCGCTGGCTTCGATCAAGGGCGCGGTCGAGATCATTGCCGATGAATCCACCTCGGAACAGGACCGGGGCGAATTTCGGAACATTCTGCTGCGCGAGATCAAGCGCATGGACGGAACGGTGAGCGAGTTTCTGGAATTCGCGCGCCCGAAACCGGTACAGATGGAGCGGCTGGATTTGTCGGAGCTGGTGCGGGCGAGTACGCGGCAGATTGAGGCGCAGGCAGCCAAGGCGGGAATATTGCTTCGTGAAGAGATCGAGTCCGGGCTGATTGTCGCGGGCGACCGGGAGAAGCTTCATCAACTGGCGCTGAACCTGCTCCTCAACGCGATTCAGGCTTCACCGTCTGGAAGCGAGCTGGAAGTGTCCCTGCGTCGCGATGCCAAACAGGCGTTGGTCAATGTGCGCGATCATGGTGAAGGAATCGCGGCGGCCGATTTGGAACGCATTTTCGAGCCGTTTTATACCACGCGTGCCTCCGGTTCGGGCCTGGGCCTGCCGATCGTGCGCTCGATCGTGGAAGCGCACGACGGCACGATCGAAGTGATGAGCGCTCCGGGTCAGGGCACGACGGCGGCGGTCAGGATACCGTTGGCATCATGAGTGAACGAGTATTTCGCATCTTGCTGGCGGACGATGATGACGCGCTGCGCCGGGTACTGGAGTTCAAGCTGAAGAAACGCGGCTACGTGGTGAAGGCGGTGCCCGACGGGATGGCG includes:
- a CDS encoding DUF4118 domain-containing protein; this encodes MARIADNTKLRIGIIAAIVALTTAIHYGWVLEPTFGDQHWIHAVHTRFCYVPIVISAAWFGWRGGILTALTISLAVLPYIFGSEQTAHNLAGELVELVFYFALGGLIGALVDREWRARRRETETRLQLERSQKLSLVGQVAAGVAHELKNPLASIKGAVEIIADESTSEQDRGEFRNILLREIKRMDGTVSEFLEFARPKPVQMERLDLSELVRASTRQIEAQAAKAGILLREEIESGLIVAGDREKLHQLALNLLLNAIQASPSGSELEVSLRRDAKQALVNVRDHGEGIAAADLERIFEPFYTTRASGSGLGLPIVRSIVEAHDGTIEVMSAPGQGTTAAVRIPLAS